One Nothobranchius furzeri strain GRZ-AD chromosome 7, NfurGRZ-RIMD1, whole genome shotgun sequence genomic window, AATTAGATCATTTTTGCCACATCATCACACATTAATGATGTAAGGTTAAAGGTGTGGGGCCCTGGCagcacattttttaaaatgattattcctgattgcaattttcatgcaggctgaacatgaaaacagtctcctccaCCTATCttgaattagcttctgatagaaaatggagggtgaaactctaggatttgaaaatcctcaacattgcaagtcagtggtagagtcatgttgccgtTATCCGATCCGAGatgtcccaaatatcaggaaacaagactccaaaacctTACTTCTGATGCTcatctgtgatgtggctcacttctagttcctggaaatggtgcaccggtattcCCGCCCCCAGTACGACTTCCAAGgtacctactagagaccactgcaattgcATTGGTTAaacaagtttcccacacctttaaattgtttaaaaggGCACGATAATCACATTTGAGATTAGAATATAATAGGGTTCCCTTTTAGCCCAGAACAAGACTTCCTGTTCACACAGCTCCTCTTTGGAGCCTTTTTGTACAAAAAAAGATAATTTAGCTAAAATCAAAGGACTCATCTCGAGAAGCATTACTTTATTTAACAGTTTCCTGTTTTTGTCGCGCTCTACAAACACAAATGCCCCAATTGCTTTAAGCACACTATTAGTAAATGAACAAGATAACATTTGATGTAAGGACCTAATTTATCTAAAAACTCAAATGTCCTCAAGGGTACAAATTACAAGACTTGCTGATTAATTAGAGTTATCCAATCAGAAACCGAATTTCTTCCATCACAGCGCTGCTTAAGTCAACACCACCCGCTGCATTTACATCCGTTACATTTACTGGAGGAGTCCTGTCTCCTAGGTTTGTGTGTTTATTCTACTCCTGCAGGATTGGAGCAGTGATGCGTACAGCAGGAAGGGAGACGCTTTATTCCAGATGTTTGTGAGGAAGCATCACGACTGCTGAGTGGGTCGTCCTCCATCACTGGGTCTTTGGCGCGTTGTCTTTCTCCATTTCCTCCCTCCATTTAGCTTTCTTCTCCATGTTGTAATACGTCAGGGACTCGTTTCTGCTTGCAGCCTGCAAAAGGAAAATTAATGAGCATTTGCTAAATATTTTAATCTTATTTGCgattttctaaaatgttttaaaGCATTTTAACAAACAGCACATGAGAACCTTTTGCTACTGTGAGGTGAGTAAGACGAAGCTACAGGTGCAGTCAGGTTCGAATCCTGTTCTtccactttttggtttccttattTCCTGTGGGCGGCCACTGGGGAAACGTTGCGTGCATAAAATAAAGTTCTGCACAGTCACCGTTACTCACCTTTTTGCCCAGAATTACCATGACCACACAGGCGCCTATCGTCAATCCCATCATCACGTAGGCAGCTTTCACTCTGATTTTGTTCCTGGCAGCGTCGATCATCTCAAATCTTTGAAAAAGGACAGGATTATCTAAATTAaagaaaaattttacattttaaaaccTAACTTTTGTTGATTTGTTCTCTACATGTGTTCCTTTATAAATACCAGTCTTATATTTGCAATCAGAACAAGGAAGTTCTGACAATTCCATTCATCCCGAATCCCATGAGTGTGACAGGTGGGAGGATTTTACAGTTTCTAAGCATAAGGTGCAGATGGTATTGCCACCCTGATGTCAGGAGCCATTGtgattctctccagctgcagacaCCTTGTTTGAACTGCAGCTAAGAGGACCAGCTGTGCCATCGCTCCTTCAGTTAATCTGCTCTGTTCCTCTGATGTGATGAAAATCAGACCAGTGGTGTGCTGGGAGGTCTGGCATAAACAGGAAGAGACTACTTACGACACAATCTCTGGTATCTGCTCCAAGGATTTGAAGCGGCCCGACCAGACCAACATCTTCTTGTCCAAATTAGAGGGTTTGTAGCCTGGGACTTTAAATAAGGGACGAGGTTCTGTATGaaagaacaataataataataataataaaatcatgTTGTTTCATCCACTTCCCCTGAGCAAATCAGTCATTTCCTAGATCATACTGAGCTGTCAGCACACTTCCTGTGTCCCTCGGCTCCAAAAACAAACATAATTGTTGAAAACAATAAACATCCTGTAAATGGGATCAGATGTGCAGCAAGTTTCTGCACTTTGTGCGAAAGGCTCAGCTAAtgattgtgttgtgttgtggggtgaagacaataaaataaaaaacaatctgTACGTGACCCAAAACTCCACCTTGTGCTGAAGCTGCAGGTGACGACTCTGCTTTGGTCTCTTGTAGTTTATTACACATCCCTCTAAATCTTTGACCTGTGTGGATGTTAAATAAAGCAAAGAGAATCACAGATTACTCATCAAACAACTATTTTTATTATCTGCAATTTGCCAAGTCCACATGTACTCTAATAAAAAATGAAACGATCACATATATTAGGAGTAGAGCAGTGAATCAGCTTATATAATTTTGGTATTTTGGCATTAACTTCATCTACAGTCGAGTATATTCCTTGGAAAATTatgtttaaatgaaaataaatgacgTAACACTGGATCAAAGTGTTGTATGTCGATGGTTGTCACGAGCCGATTTAATTCTGAAGTAAAATCTCATCACACTTATTACAATTTAATAAATACAACTTCAACCACCATAACAAGCGTGGAGCTACATTTCGGCCAAAGTATTGTCATTTCAGAACACTCAGCATAACCAATAAAATAGCATTAGTTGAAAACGTATGTTATAGCTACTAGTTTTGGCTCATTTAACCACAAAAACCATTAGCAGGAGGCTATTATTTATAACTGTATAAAATAGAACATAAACGTAGCTATACGAACCAATAAAGTTGTTACTGGAAAGTCGTGATCTCATGAAATTCATGTCGGAATCGATAATTAAGTCTGTGAAGTCCCAAAGTGCCTCGTTAACTCCAGTAGTCGGAACCTCCAGTCCCCTTCAGCCACTGAAAGTCATGGCAGACCAAAACATGGTCCCATTACGTAAGGTTAGGCGTCTATTATACGCCTGAGCAAAAATCAATAGGCCCTGATTTTGAGGTTTAACAGTAAACTCCATAGCGttatgtatgttttttttaaatataatattAAATACTGTGCATTCAAACAGACTTTGTCTTAACACAAAAATGCAATATTTTAGAAACAAAATCACCGTAACATGTCATTGTAACACAACGCTATAGGTAATTCATCGGGCTGTatgtttatttaaattttaaattaCATAAAATCAAATATAAGCACAGCTATTTGGTGGTTTCCGTTCAGGCACTAACTTGAACAGTgcctcctgtctgattctgtggaGGACCCCTGTAGTTAACTATGGCGGCGCCCGGTAAAACTTTAGTCTGTGATGATTATTCTTTATTTCAGGTAATGTCTACCAAACGTTCCTTCATTTTGACAGATTTTTCTAAAACAGTGACATCGATCTGAATCATCGGGTGTCAGAGCGCGATGTGCTCACTGCTGTATTTTGTCAGTAAGGTGACGCTCCTGATCTCAGCCTGGATTACAGAACTGACAACTGGCAGCATGTTCAAGATTTACAAAGGAACTCACGTCGGCtcactcctttctgctttagttcTGTTATATTTTAGTATACCTTTATTCAGGTAAATTAGAGTGGGGTAGTCGAGCAGGGTTACCATTATTTAGGATTTGGAGTGACTTTATTTATTAGTTAAACACATAAATGTTAAATTAATTGCTATGAAAAATAGTCTGTCAGAATATAACCTCCACCTTAAATGTAAAGGTTTGATTAGAATCTGCATAAGCTGCTTGATCATTCATATATTATTTATTTCAGAGGCCCTAACAAAAATAATTATTAGATTATGTAATTATTTTTGCCCAATTCTTTTGAAAGTCTTTTGTttcaatgtttaaaaaaatgaaatacaaAATCAAATTAGAAAATCAGACATACAATTTAAATGATTTGGCTGTAAGTGAAAAATAACACAATCAAATACTTTCTATTGATCAATTTTATCCAACAGGGTGGCTTACTAAAGCAGCTCAGATACACATGGGTGATGTGTCTATTGTTAACAATTAGAACTGTATTTAAACAAACTCAAATAACCAAACAGGCCTAATctaacatttacaaaccaaattGTAAAGCTTTTGAAATATCgtttaaattctttattattaCATTTAATGCTTATTAGATCGTCATCGCAACACAACAGCTGTTTTAGAAGAACATGATactctttttttatttaatcagatTTCTTAAAGCTGAAGGTATAGATTTTACAGCTGCCTTTATGGGAGCAATTCAAATAAACTCAGTATAATATATAATGTTGCTCTTATCATTCATTTGTTGAGCTTTGTGGACCAAATTCTGCTTTTTTTCCTTAATAGCATGTATTGTTTTCTATTGTTAGCATAAAAAAAACTAACAAAGACAGTCAAAGAGCCTAAATCACATTGAACCAGAAACTTAATCACTAGAAACCTTTAACAACAGACACATAGGGGTACTAAACTGAAATTGATATTTTTACATGAAAGTTTTCAAAGAACTTAGTTTTATAATAATATCTATTGTTACGTCACTACAGATTTAATTCTTTCAGGCtgacatcaaatttaagtccacagCTTCCTCTACTGGTTGTGTTACTCTGAAATAACCAGAAACAAGAGTTGTCTCTTTGTTTAATAACTGATGTTTtatatcattattatttattaaaacAGGAGTTCATGCCCTTGAAATTAAATGATCATCATTATTCATAGGAGTTACTAACTTTGTTTTTCAGGAGATGCTGAAGGCGATGCGGGTCATGGACGACCGCATCGTCCATGCCCTGAACACGACTGTACCCACGGCTTCATTCTCAGGAAA contains:
- the fam162a gene encoding protein FAM162B, with product MNFMRSRLSSNNFIGQRFRGMCNKLQETKAESSPAASAQEPRPLFKVPGYKPSNLDKKMLVWSGRFKSLEQIPEIVSFEMIDAARNKIRVKAAYVMMGLTIGACVVMVILGKKAASRNESLTYYNMEKKAKWREEMEKDNAPKTQ